The sequence below is a genomic window from Ensifer adhaerens.
TTGCCGTTCGCAAAGGCGCGGGCGTCGCCTTCGGGGATCTGGGCGGGGTCGAGGCCCTTGTTCTTCCAACCGTCGATCATGGCGGCGAACTGCTTGGCCGGCCAGCGCTTGTCGTCCACGCTTTCGGCCTGCAGGATCTGCTTGATCAGGCGGATGACGTCATCGGTATCGAGAATGGTGAAATCCGATTTCAGGCCAACGAGTTCGGCGTGACGGCGCAGCATCTTGACGCCGATCGAGTGGAAGGTGCCGAGCCAGGGCATGCCCTCGACCGCGCCGCCGACCAGCATGCCGATGCGCTCCTTCATCTCGCGCGCGGCCTTGTTGGTGAAGGTCACGGCCAGAATCTGGCTTGGATAGGCGCGGCCGGTCGCCAGAATATGGGCGATGCGGGTGGTGAGCACGCGTGTCTTGCCGGTGCCCGCGCCGGCGAGAACGAGAACCGGGCCTTCGGTTGTCTCAACGGCCTCGCGTTGCTCTGGATTCAACCCGTCGAGATAGTCGGGGGCTGCCCGTGCGGCATCGCGCTGTGCCATGGCGCGGGCGGCAATGCCGCCGCCACTGTTGTTGCCATTGACAGGGCGCTGGGGAGCGGGTTCCGGCTCGTCGCCGAAAAAGGGCATGTCATCGAAACGATTCATCATGCCTGCAATCTAGTGATTTTGAGGGGGAATGGCAAAGACAAGAGAACAAAACGGGGGTGAATACTTCGTCATCCACGGAATTGAGGCTCGACAGGGCATGTTTGCTGCTTCATTTAGGGAGCCTAAAAGGAGGATCATCATGGCTCTGGAAGGCGTGCGTTCGGGACTTCGCAATGAAGCGGGGATTGCTGCGGTGCTGGGCATTCTCAAGCAGGCGTTCGGCGAGCGGTTCCAGACGGGGCAGGCGGTCCGCGAACAGCATGCGCATACGACGACCTATCTGCCGGCGCAATTGCCGGACGGCGTCGTGTTCGTCGAGTCGGCGCAGGAGGTCCGGGACGTGGTTCTCGCCTGCGCGGAACACAAGGTTCCGCTGATTCCCTTCGGGACGGGGTCGTCGCTGGAGGGGCAGGTGAATGCCGCGGCGGGCGGGATTTCCATCGATTTCAGCCGGATGAATCGGGTTCTTGAAGTCAATGCGGAGGATCTCGACTGCACGGTCGAGCCGGGTGTCACGCGCGAACAGTTGAATGAATATCTGCGCGATACCGGTCTGTTCTTTCCAATCGACCCGGGCGCCAATGCGTCCATCGGCGGCATGACGGCGACGCGGGCTTCGGGGACGAATGCCGTGCGCTACGGCACGATGAAGGACAACGTGCTCGCCGTGACGGCGGTCATGGCCAATGGCGAGGAGATCCGCACGGCGCGGCGCGCCCGCAAGTCGTCCGCCGGCTACGATCTGACCCGCCTGATGGTGGGCGCGGAAGGGACGCTGGGCGTGCTCACCTCCATCACGCTCAGGCTGCAGGGCATTCCGGAGATGATTGCCGGCGGGGTCTGCGGATTTCCGACGCTGAAGGACGCGGCGAGCGCAGTCAGCATGACGATCCAGATGGGAATTCCGGTTGCGCGGATCGAGCTGCTCAACGATGCGCAGGTGGCGGCCTGCAACGCCTATTCCGATCTGTCCCTTGCCGTCCAGCCGACCCTCTTCGTCGAGTTCCACGGAACCGCCGAGACAGTCCGGCTGCAGTCGGAGCAGTTTGCCGAGATCGTCTCGGAGAATGGCGGCGGAGCGTTCGAATGGTCCACGGATGCCGCGGCGCGGGCGAAGCTGTGGAAGGCGCGTCACAACGCCTATTTCTCTGCCAAGGCGCTCATTCCGGGAACCGCGGCGCTGTCGACGGATGTCTGCGTGCCGATCTCGCGGTTTGCCGATTGCGTGGCCGAGACGGAAGCCGACATCCTTGAAAGCGGTTTCACCGCGCCCATCGTCGGCCATGCAGGCGACGGAAATTTTCATGTCCTTGTTCTCTTCGACGACAAGAATATCGATGAAATCGCGCGGGTCGAGGCGTTCTGCGCGCGTCTCAATGCCCGCGCGCTGGCCATGGACGGTACATGTACCGGCGAGCACGGGATCGGGCAGGGCAAGCAGCCCTTCCTCATTGACGAGCTGGGGGCGGCGGTTGACGTCATGCGCCAGGTCAAGCATGCGCTCGATCCGGACAATATCATGAACCCGGGCAAGATTTTTACGCTGGATTAAGTCGCTAATTCTGCGCTTGGTCACGCATTTGTCTTGTTCGCGCGCCATGTCGCGGGCTACTCTGTCACATGTCGGTTTGTACGGCCATTAAGTGCCGGAATCAGGTAGGGAATTGGGCGATTGTCGGTGCTCGGCCGGATCATGGTTGGCATTGCGGGACTGGTGGTTCTGGCGCTGTTTGCGGCGCTGGTGGCGCCCTATTTCGTCGACTGGACGGGCTTTCGCCAGGATTTCGAGCGCCGTGCTTCACTGATCCTCGGCAAGAAGGTCGAGGTGCATGGCGCAGTCAGCGCCCGGCTCATTCCATTTCCCTCCGTCACCATGGAAGATGTGACCATCGGGCGTGACGATGACGGCAAGCCGCTGGTGACGGCCGCTCGCTTCGCCATGGACATGGAAATCGCTCCCTTCCTCTCGGGCGAGGCGCGCATCTTTGAAATGCGCATCATCGAGCCCAAGGTGCATATCGCGCTTCAGAAGGACGGGACGCTCGATTGGGCAAAGACCGGCAACCCGTCGATTCCGGCCAAGATCGTCGTGCTTGAGAATGTTCGCGTCAGCGGCGGCGAAGTAACCTTCGATGATCACCAGACAGGACGCACCCGCAAGCTCACCGGACTCGATTTCACGGCATCGGCAAAATCGCTGACCGGGCCGTGGCACTTCGAGGGCAAGGGACTCGTCGATGGCGTGGCCGGCAAGTTCACGATCAACACGGGCGTGCGCGACGCGAAGGGGGAGTTGCGTGTCGCCTCCCACATCACGCCGGACGCCTTGCCGGTGACGGCAGATCTCGAGGGCACATTGAGGCTGGTCGACCTCAAGCTGCGCTATGACGGTACGTTCAATGCCGGCTATGGTGCGAAGAAGCCGGGCGATGCCGCACCCGTACGCATCAAGGGCGCCTTCGAACTCGCCAGCGACCGGGTGCGCCTGCCGCAATATCAGCTCGACATGGGCCCCGTCAGCGATCCCTATTCGATCACGGGCGAGGCGACGCTCGACACCGGTCTCAATCCGCAGTTCCTGCTGACGGCAGACGGCCAGCAGGTGGATATGAATGCGATCGGGGCGAGCGGCGAGGGTGCCAAGCGCTCGCGCAGCGAACAGGTCCTCACGGCGCAGCAAAGGCTGGAGACGTTTCTGGCCCTGCTCGCCGACATTCCCGTTCCACCGGTTCCCGGCAAGGCCACGCTGAAGCTGCCAGCCATTGTCTCGGCCGATACCTCCTTTCGCGATGTGACTGTCGTCGCCGAACCGAACGGAAAGGGCTGGAAGCTCGATCAGGTTTCCGTCGAGCTGCCGGGGCGCACGAAGGTCGAGGCAAACGGCGTTCTTGACCTCTCCGACAAACGCTCCTTCAAGGGCACGCTCACCGCAGCGTCCAGCCAGCCGTCCGGCCTGTCCGCGTGGCTTGCCGGCGAGGTCGCGCCGCAGATCCGCAATCTCAATGCGCTCGGTTTTTCGGCCGATGTGACCATCGACGATCATGTGCAACGGTTCGAGAACCTGGAACTGGCGGCCGGCGGGGCGATCCTCAAGGGGCACGTGGAACGGCAGGTGCCGGATGACGGCGGGCCGGCGTCTCTCGCCATCAAGCTGTCCGGGGGTGACCTCGATTTCGACGCCATGCGCGCGGTCGCCAGTCTTGCCACCGGCAAGGACACCGGCGAAGCCTTCCTGGCACAGACGATTTCCGCCGATCTGCAGTTCCGCAATCTGGCCTCGCAGGGTCTCGTTGCAAGCGATGTCGCGACCAATCTCAGCCTCAAGGGCGGCAAGCTGCAGATCGACAAGCTGACCATCGGCGATCTCGCAGGCGCATCGCTCGATCTCACCGGCAGCGCCGCGGGGAGCGTGGCGGCGCCTGTCCTCGATCTCAAGGGCCGGCTCAAATCGGCCGATCCGCGTGCGTTTCTTTTGCTGGCAGAGCGTAGTCTGCCGCATCATCCGGCGATTTCGGCGCTGGCCCACAACGCGCATTATTTCGCCGACACCAATATCGGTTTCGAACTTGCTGCGGGACGATCCGGCTCCTGGCCGTTTTCGGCTACGCTGCAGGGAACGACGAACGGAACCAAGGTCGCTTTCAAGTTACAGGGACAGGATGTTTCGCTTTCGCCCGGCACGAACCTCGACATCGAACTGAACGCGGAAAATGACAATTACGCGGCCCTGATGGGGCAGGCGGGCTTCACGCTGCTGCCGATGCTGGAGGGCAGCCATGGGGCCGCCTCGGTCAAGATTACCCGCTCGGGGGCGAATCCCGCGCAGATCGTTCTCAACGCGCAGACCGGCACGACGGGGTTCAACGCGAAGGGAACAGGAAACCTGTCTGCGGCGCATTTCCTCGAAGGGCAATACAAGATCCTGCTCGACAGCGAGGATATCGAGCCCTTCCTGCTGGTGACCGGCAACAGCCTGCCGAATATTGGCGATGGTCTGCCACTGTCGGTAACGGCGACGCTTGATGTCAAGCCGGATGCCTATGTCGTGTCTTCTCTTGCCGGCAAGGCGCTGGATGAAAATGTCGCGGGCAGCCTGACGCTTGGCCGGGATGCCGCGCGGCTGTTGACCGGGGACCTCTCCGTCAAGTCGCTCGATGCCGGCTGGCTTGCGGAACTTGTTTCCGGTCCGCTCAAGGACGCCAATGGAGGATTTTCCGCGCAGGCGTTTCCCGCGCCCGCAAACGGACCCTTCAGCGCCGACCTGCGGCTGTCGGCCGCCAACTTCTGGCTTGGTTACGGCACGCCGATCCGTGATTTCTCGGGTCGGTTCCGGTATGGCGCGGGGGCCGTCGCGATCGAGGATGCCAGCGGCCAGTTTGCCGGCGGGGCTGCGACTGGTGCGCTTTCGCTGACCGTCGGTGAGGGGCAGGGCTTCCTGCGCGGCAAATTCAAGGTCAAGGAGGCGGATCTCGGCAAGCTCTCCTGGCGCACGGGCGACGACACGCCGATTGTGTCCGGCAATGCCGACATTGCCCTCGGCATTGAAAGCTCCGGGGCGAATGCAAGGCAGCTTGCCGCGCAACTCAGTGGTTCAGGCAGCGTGTCGATCCCCGCGCTGCAGATCAGCGGTTTCAACGGAGGCGCGTTGCCGGCCATTCTTGCCGGGGCCGACAAGATCGATGGCGACATCAATGCGGGCAAGGTCGCAAGCATGGCCGCACCGATCATCATCAAGGGGCAGACCAGGGTGGAGAACGTGGCGCTGCCTCTCTCCATTTCGAGTGGCAGGCTGATGGTCCAGAACGCGCGCGCCGAAAACCCGGAAATGCGCCTGAGTTTCGACGGTTCGGTGGGGATCGCCGAAGGGACGTTGCGCGGCGACCTGCGCGCCAGCTTCAAGCAGGGCGTCGACGAGGTCGCCGGCGCGGAGCCGGCCCTGACGCTGCGTTTCGGGGGCACCGTGGCGAGCCCGACCTCGTCGCTGGATGCGACGGAGCTTGCCAATTATCTTTCCCTGCGGGCCTTCGAGCGCGAGCGGCGCAAGGCTGACCTGTTGCAGGGGCGGCTGGCCGAACGCCAGCGCCTGCGCCGGGAAGCGATCTATTATCGTGGGCTGGACGAGGCCCGCGAGAAGGCGCGGATTGAGGCGGAGAAAAAGGCGGAAGCCGAACGCGTGGCCGAAGAGGCGGCGAAGGCCGCCGCTGAAAGGGCGGCCGCTGAAAAGGCTGCAGCCGAGAAGGGTGCTGCTGACAAGGCCGCAGCGGACAGGGCGGCTGCCGACAAGTCTGCGCCGGATAAGGCCGGCCAGAAAACAAATTCCATTCCACAGCTGAAGAACCCGCGCTCCGGTTTCGGCGAGCCGGGCTTCCAGCCGGACGTCATTCGCGGCGGCCCGCTGGCGCCGCCGAGCGCGAATTGATCTCCTGCGCGTTTATCAGGATAAGGGGCGCTTCAGGTCTTTCAGCACATGGACGCGGATCGCTGAAGACAGATTGCTATCGGGGTCGCGAGCTTCGTCTATCTCGGTCAGCAGGGCGGCGATCGACATGTTGCGGGCGCGCGCGATCGCCATCGCCTCGGTCCAGAATTCGTCTTCAAGGGAAAATGATGTGCGATGACCGCGCAGCGTGACGGAGTGTTTCCGGATCACGCGCCGCTGTCTCCGTCGCGGTCAGCCTTGTCGGCGTCCGTCTTCTCGAGCCGGCCCTGATCGAGCACCTTTGCGGCCTTGTCGTTGAGGGCTTTGGTCAGCGATTTTTCAGCCTTCGTCCGGCCGTGGGAAAGCCTGTTCTGCTCGGCCGTCCTTTCCTTCTCGGCGCGTTCTGCGCGCTTGCGGAACTGGCGGAGATTGACGACGTCGGCAGCCACGGACGTTACTGCTTCTTGCGAAAGGCATCCAGGGAAACCACCGATGCGCCGGCCTTCTCGCCATCGGCCGGCTTTGCGGCGTCAGTTGCGGTTTCAACCGGGGTCACGAAGGCTGCGACGTCCTCGTCCTCGACGATTTCCATGCCTGCATCGGCCGCGACGTCGAATTCCAGTTCGAAATTGACGGAGGGGTCATAGAAACCCCGAATGGCGTTGAAGGGGATGACCAGCTTTTCCGGCGTGTCCGAGAAGGAGAGGCCGATTTCAAAACCGGTGTCCGTGACCTTCAGGTCCCAGAACTGGTGCTGGATGACGATCGTCATCTGCTCCGGATACTTGCTCTTGAGGTGCTGCGACAGGCGTACGCCCGGAGCGCCGGTGAGGAAGGTGATGAAGAAATGGTGCTCACCCGGCAGGCTGTTGGTCGCGGCGACTTCGCCGAGCACCTTGCGGATCACGCCGCGCAATGCGTCCTGTGCGAGAATGTCGTACCGGATGTGATCCTGCCCCATACTGTGACCGCCTTCCTGAATATCGTTACCAGCTATCTATGCCACGAACCGGGCATTCCGAAAACCCGCTATATGCGAGCCCATCTGCTACAGCAATATAATTGATTCCGCCAATGGGGAGAAGGTGAGGCACGCGCAACATGAAATGCAGGAAGGTTAGGTGGAGGTTTCTGTTGCCAGGTACCTCCGAACCCCGCCTTAAGGTGCTAACCCAAAGGACTTAGGTCGGATTTCCCGCACCGCGATTAAGCAGCGAGAGCATAACCCTTAGCGTTGTTGTCGTTTGCAACTACACTTGTGACCCGATAACGGCGGTATCATGCCGGGCAAAAAGTCGATCTTTACACCCTTGTCGATCCTATTTCGCCCCCATCAGAAGCCGCTCGCAGCAGTGATCCTCAATGACCATGCTTTCAGCGGTTTCTGGTGGAGGCGCCGGGTACCGCCCCCGGGTCCAATAGGTTTATTCCATCGCCCGTTTATTGCCATAGCCGCCCCGAAAGACGGCACTGTTCATATAAGTGTTATGCGGCGCGATGAAAAGAGCCGGAGGTCAAAACAGTTGCGTATTGCGAGCGGTGTTTTTGCGCATAGTGACAATCTCTGCTTGACTTGAGCCGGATTCAACTAAACATTTCAATATCAGCATGCATGACAAGCATCGGGAAAGCAGGGAGCGAAGACCATGACCGATTATCTTCCGGACGTCCGCAAATACGACGCCAATGCCGATGAGGCTGTTGTCGCCAAGATCGTCAAGCATCTGGGCATTGCGTTGCGCAATCGCGACTCCTCGCTCGTCTCGGCTTCCGACAAGTCCGAGCTCGATCGCGTCGTCGAGAGCTGGTGCGGCAAGAAGCTCGGCGTGACCGGCGAATCGGCCGAAAAGGCCGTTGCCGCTGTCGCCGCGATGATGAAGGGCGACAATTCCAAGTCGCGCGTCACCTTCTATTATCTCGTGGCCAAGGAACTGGGCAAGCTCGGCGATCTCTGAGCGTCTTTCCTCTGGATTGATCATCCGCGCGGCGTTTCCGGCTTGGAAGCGCCGCCGCTTGGCTTTATTCTGGTTCCGTCTCGAGGGATAAGGAATCAGCGGGCCATGAAGCAATATCTCGATTTCCTGAAACATGTGAAGGAAACCGGCGTCGACCGTGGCGACCGGACGGGCACCGGCACCCGCTCGGTCTTCGGCTACCAGATGCGCTTCGACCTTTCGGAAGGCTTTCCGGTCACCACGACCAAGAAGTTGCATCTGAAGTCCATCATCCACGAGCTGCTCTGGTTCCTGAAGGGCGAGACGAATATCGCCTATCTGCACGCGCATGGCGTGACGATCTGGGATGAGTGGGCCGACGAGAACGGAGAACTCGGCCCCGTTTACGGGTCGCAATGGCGCTCCTGGCCAGCCCCGGACGGGCGCAAGATCGACCAGATCGCCCTTCTGATCGAAAGCATCAAGACCAATCCGAATTCCCGCCGCCATATCGTGTCCGCCTGGAACCCGGCGGAAGTGGACGAGATGGCGCTGCCGCCATGCCATTGCCTGTTCCAGTTCTACGTTTCGGAGGGCAAGCTCTCCTGCCAGCTCTACCAGCGTTCGGCGGACATTTTCCTGGGCGTGCCCTTCAACATCGCCTCCTATGCGTTGCTGACCATGATGGTGGCGCAGGTCACCGGCCTTCGCCTTGGCGATTTCGTCCATACGTTCGGCGATGCGCATCTTTATCACAACCATTTCGAACAGGCCGAGACGCAGCTGAAGCGGGAGCCGAAGCCGCTGCCGTTCATGAAGATCAATCCGGATGTGAAGGACATCTTCTCCTTCACGTTCGAGGACTTCGAATTGGTGGGTTATGAGGCGGATGCGACGATCAAGGCGCCGATCGCGGTATGAGCAGGCCTTTGATCTCGATGATTGCGGCTGTCGCCCGCAATGGCGTCATCGGCCGGGATAACGATCTGCCCTGGCACATGTCCACGGACCTCAAGCGCTTCAAGGCGATGACGATGGGCAAGCCGCTGGTCATCGGGCGAAAGAATCTCGAGAGCTTTCCGCGTCTCTTGCCCGGCCGGCCGCATGTCGTGATCACGCGGGACCGGGCCTATGTCCGCGAGGGTGTGCATGTCGTGCATTCCATCGACGAAGCGATTGCCAAGGCCTTGCTGCTGGCTGCCGAGGCGGGTGTCGATGAAATCTGCATCGCAGGCGGGGGAGAGATTTATCGTCTCGGCATGCCGTTGGCGGATGTGCTTCATATCACGCATGTCGAGGCGGATATTGATGGCGACACCGTCTTTCCGGAAATTGATCCTTCAATCTGGCAAGCGGAAGACGCCGGTCGGATGGACGCAGGTGAAAAGGATGACTATCCGGCCCGTTTCGTCACCTATACACGCCGAAAATAAACCTTTCCTGAGGCAATTTGCATCTCCGGTACGCGAAACGCGACTGGCCGCATTGAAACACCGATGCGTGATACCTATAACCTGTCACCAGAAGACAAGGGTGGGGGACAGCTTCTCTTGCCCGTAACAGCAAGAGGACTTGATGCCCTGGAGCAATCAGAATGGCGGCGGCGGCCCATGGGGCGGCGGCGGTGGTGGCGGTAACGGCAATGGGAAGGGCCCTTGGGGTTCTGGACCGAACCGGCCCGGAAACGGAAACAATCCCCCGGAACTGGATGAGATCATCCGGCGCAGCCAGGACAGCTTGAAGCGGATGATCCCGGGCGGTGCGGGTGGCGGTGGCCTGGCGCTTCTGGGCGTCGCGGTGGTTGCGGCACTCTGGCTTTTCCAATGTGTCTACACGGTGCAGCCCGACGAGCGCGGCGTTGTTTCGCGTTTCGGCGTTCCGGCCAAGGAAGTCGCCATGCCGGGTCTGCATTTCCATCTCTGGCCCGTCGAGCGGGTCGAAATGGTGAAGATCACCGAACAGCAGGCCAATATCGGCGCGAAGTCCGGCTCGAACAGCGATGCCGGCCTGATGCTTTCCGGTGACCAGAATATCGTCAACGTGCAGTTCTCGGTTCTCTTCGCCGTCACCGATCCGCGCGCCTATCTCTTCAATGTGGAAGATCCGCGCGATACGTTGCAGCAGGTCTCCGAAAGCGCCATGCGCGAGGTTGTCGGTTCGCGTCCTGTCCAGGACATCTACCGCGACAATCGTCAGGCCGTTGCCGAAGACGTGAAGAATATCATCCAGGCGACGCTGGATTCCTACAAGACCGGCATTTCGATCCGCACGGTCGCCATTGAGGATGCCGCCCCGCCGCGCGAAGTGGCAGACGCTTTCGACGAAGTGCAGCGCGCCGAGCAGGATGAAGACCGCTACGTCGAGGAAGCCAACAAATACGCCAACCAGAAGCTTGGTCGTGCCCGCGGTGAAGCCTCGCAGATTCGCGAAGAGGCGGCCGCCTACAAGGATCGTGTCGTCAAGGAAGCCGAAGGTGAGGCGGCGCGCTTCAACTCCATCTATACGGAATATGCCAAGGCTCCGGAGGTGACGCGCGAGCGCATGTATCTGGAAACCATGGAAGGCGTGATGAAGTCGAGCAAGAAGATCGTCATGGACGGCCAGGCCGGCCAGTCGGTGCCGTATCTGTCGCTCAATGAGCTGCTCAACAAGAACACGTCGAAGGGAGAGACGAAATGAACAGCAATCGTCTTTCCATCGGCATTATCGCCGCGGCCTTGATCGCGCTGATTGCCTATTCGTCCGTCTTCGTGGTGGGTGCGCGCGAGCAGGCACTCGTCATCCGCTTCGGCAAGATCCAGTCGGTCAAGACTGAACCCGGCCTTTACTTCAAGCTGCCGTTCTCGTTCCTTGACGCCGACCGCGTGCAGTATGTCAGCGAACAGGCTCTGCGCTTCGATCTCGACAATATCCGTGTCCAGGTGAAGGGCGGCAAGTTCTACGAAGTCGATGCCTTCATCATTTACAAGATCACCGATGCGCAGCTGTTCCGCGAGGCCGTGTCGGGTGATCGCACCTCGGCGGAATCGCGTCTGCGGACGCGCCTCGATTCCGCTCTGCGCCGGGTCTACGGTTTGCGCGGCTTCGAATCCGCGCTGTCGCAGGAACGTAGCGCCATGATGCAGGAGGTCAGGGCCGACCTCAAGAACGATGCCGCCGCGCTGGGTCTCTCGATCCTCGATGTCCGCATCCGCCGCACAGACCTGACGCGCGAAGTTTCGCAGCAGACCTTCGACCGCATGAAGGCCGAGCGTCTGGCCGAGGCCGAACTGATCCGCGCCCGCGGTGTGCAGGAACGGCAGCGCCGCGAGGCGATCGCCGACCGCCAGGTCGTCGAGATTGTCGCCGACGCCAAGCGCGAGTCCGAAATCCTTCGCGGTGAAGGCGACGGTCAGCGCAGCGCGATTTTCGCACAAGCCTACAGCAAGGATCCGGCATTCTTCGAATTCTACCGGACGATGAATGCCTACAAGAACAGCCTGGCGACGGCCGATACCAACCTCGTGCTGACGCCCAATTCCGACTTCTTCCGCTTCTTCAACGATGCGGGCGGAAAGCGGAAGCTGGATGAGCGGCTGCCTGCTGATGCCGGCACCGCTCCGCAAGCACCGGCTGGGCAGCAGTGAGGGCTCTGCTTGGCGATTTCCTGGTCGGTCTCGCCTTCTTTCTGATCATCGAGGGGCTGGCCTATGCGCTGGCCCCTCGGCTTGTCAGGCGCCTGGCCGAACAGATCCCCTCGGTTTCCGATGAGCGACTGCGCATTTTCGGCGTGATCGTGCTGGCGGCCGGGGTCGGGCTTGTGTGGCTCGTTCATGGTTGAGCCGGTTGCTCACAGAAACGCCACTTTACCCGGAAGGATGGGGACGATAACAAGAGCGACCTGCTTCATCACATGATGCGCCGGCGAATTGCGGGCGCGATCTCCAACAGGAGAAATGCCGCGTGCCACGTCCGTCTTCGAAAATTCTGCTTCTCTCTGCCGTTGCCAGCGCTTCTGCGCTTGTGCTGCCCGCTTTGCCGGTCCTGGCGCAGAGTGCCGCCGTGCAGCAGCGCGGACCTGCGTCAGTTGCTGATCTGGCGGAAGGACTGCTCGATGCCGTCGTGAACATCTCGATCTCGCAGGATGCCGAGGGCAGCGATGCCGATAGCGGCCTGCCCTCGCCGAAAGTGCAGAAGGACGCGCCCTTCGAGCAGTATTTCAACGACTATTTCAACAAGCGAAAGAAGGATGGCGGCAAGAACCGCAAGGTGAATTCTCTGGGCTCCGGTTTTGTCATCGATCCGGCCGGCTATATCGTGACCAATAATCACGTGATCGAAGGCGCCGACGAGATCGATGTCAACTTTGCCGATGGCACGACGCTCGAGGCCAAGCTGATAGGGACGGATACCAAGACGGACCTTGCCGTGCTGAAGGTCGAGCCGAAGGCGCCGCTCAAGGCCGTCAAGTTCGGCGATTCCCGCAAGATGCGGATCGGCGACTGGGTGATGGCCGTTGGCAACCCGTTCGGGCTTGGCGGCACCGTGACGGTCGGCATCGTGTCGGCGCGCGGGCGCAACATCAATGCCGGTCCCTATGACAATTTCATCCAGACGGATGCGGCGATCAACAAGGGCAATTCCGGCGGACCGCTCTTCAACATGGATGGCGACGTCATTGGCGTGAACACGGCGATCATCTCGCCGAGCGGGGGCTCGATCGGCATCGGGTTCTCGATCCCCTCCGAAATTGCCATGAACGTCATCGAGCAGTTGAAGACCTATGGCGAGACGCGGCGCGGCTGGCTTGGCGTTCGTCTCCAGCCGGTGACGGACGACATGGTCAAGACGCTGGGTCTGGACAAGGCGCGGGGTGCGCTGGTTTCCAGCGTCATCGCCGGCGGCCCGGCGGACGGGGGGCCGATCAAGGCGGGAGATGTGATCGTGAGCTTTGACGGTCGACCGGTAAAGCAGGCGCGTGACCTGCCGCTGATCGTCGCCGAGAGCCCGATCGATACGGATATCAAGGCTGTCGTCATGCGTGATGGCAAGGAGACGACGGTAACGGTGCGGCTCAAGCAGATGGCGAAGGACGCAGAGGATGACACCGAGGCAGCGCCTGAGGCACTGGACGACGGAGGATCATCCGACGAGGCCAAGCCACAGAAGCCGGAAAAGCCAGGCAAGGCCGAAAAGCCGCAGGATGGCGGCAAGGCTGTCGCGCCGGACGGCCCGGTTCTCGGGATGGTGCTGAAGGCGCTGGATGACGACGTCCGCAAGCAGTACTCGATCGAGAAGAGCGTCGAGGGTGTCGTCGTGACAGAGGTGGAGCCGGGTTCGCCGGCCGCCGAGAAGGGCATCGTGGCGGGTGATGTCATCGTGGAGATCGCCCAGGAGTTCATCGCCAGCCCGGCCGATGCCGCAGCCAAGATTACTGCGCTGAAACAGGCCGACCGGCGCAATGCGCAGGTCATGATCGCCAATGCGAAAGGCGATCTGCGCTTCGTGGCCTTGAGGTTGGAATAGACGAAGACAAGAAGCAGGGACTACGGTGGGGAGTTTGGTAACGCCAGTTCATCCACGAGAGAACGAAGCTCGCGGCCAACTCGCTGGACAGCCTTTCTAGGGCGTTTGGGATCGTGTGGCTCGTCTATGACAGCCGCAGGAGCAAGCACCAGCAGCATCCCGGAGAATAGGCTCAGGCCGGTCGTCTGTCCGGATTTTTCAGCCTGTAGAGCACATGCCGCTTTAGACGCGGCAGATCATCGGGCACTTGCTTGTGGTCGAAATCGTCGGCCGGATCATGCGTGAAGCCAAGTCGTTTCATGACGGCGATGGAGCGTTCATTGTCCTGAACGGCGAAGGATACGAGCTCGTCGAATTTGCGCACGGTGAATGCATAAT
It includes:
- a CDS encoding serine protease Do; the encoded protein is MPRPSSKILLLSAVASASALVLPALPVLAQSAAVQQRGPASVADLAEGLLDAVVNISISQDAEGSDADSGLPSPKVQKDAPFEQYFNDYFNKRKKDGGKNRKVNSLGSGFVIDPAGYIVTNNHVIEGADEIDVNFADGTTLEAKLIGTDTKTDLAVLKVEPKAPLKAVKFGDSRKMRIGDWVMAVGNPFGLGGTVTVGIVSARGRNINAGPYDNFIQTDAAINKGNSGGPLFNMDGDVIGVNTAIISPSGGSIGIGFSIPSEIAMNVIEQLKTYGETRRGWLGVRLQPVTDDMVKTLGLDKARGALVSSVIAGGPADGGPIKAGDVIVSFDGRPVKQARDLPLIVAESPIDTDIKAVVMRDGKETTVTVRLKQMAKDAEDDTEAAPEALDDGGSSDEAKPQKPEKPGKAEKPQDGGKAVAPDGPVLGMVLKALDDDVRKQYSIEKSVEGVVVTEVEPGSPAAEKGIVAGDVIVEIAQEFIASPADAAAKITALKQADRRNAQVMIANAKGDLRFVALRLE